The nucleotide window CGAGCGCCGTCATTCGGCGCTCGGCTACGCTACGCCCTGGTCTACACTCACGTCATCGGCGAACGCTCGCAACGCCGCTTGAAGTCAAACCTGGAGCATTACCCATGCTCCATTTCCTCCACGGCTGGCGGCGCAACGGGCTCTGCCGAGGCGTGAAGCTAACTAAGGAAGGGGCCGGGAAGATCCAGACCACCGGCCTGTGGCTGTGGACTACGGGCAAAAGCCGCGAGGACCTTCAGGACCACAAGCAGCCACTGCTAGCAGAAGGACTGAAGTGGCAGCAATGGGGCTACCATCGGACGCAGCGAGCCGGAAGATAGTGCGTCAGGTAAGAATGCCCAGAGTGAAGAGCGGAAGGCGCCGTCACAATAGATCCCTCGGCCAAGCCATAAGAGTGCTCTATAGACGAACACCCTACCCACTGATGAGCACCTTACCGTTGCGCTTGTTTAACTGCGCATGTCAGCCCTAGTGTTGCTCTCCTATGGCTTGAGTAAGGGTCACCATGGCCGGCGTACCGCCCACGGCGAAGCGGCGGGTCACCTGCAGGTCACTCAGGGCCACTTCCAACACCTCACCTGTGGCAGGACTGGTCACGTAGGTGTGCTCGGCGCCCACCGTCATGGTGGGCCGAACCGCCACAGTATCTGTGGGGTTGACCGGGGCAACGATCTTCACACTTTGCAGCACGCGGCCCGTCGCCGCGTGAAGGGTGTGGAGGGCCCCGTCTGCGGTGAGCACCACCAAACGCTGACCGTCCGCCGTAAAGGTGAATTTGAGAGGTGCAGCTGGGAGGGGCAACGCCGTCAGGGTGGTGTCCGTGTGGGTCCAGCGGGCCAGGCCTGTGCCGAAGTTGCCGTACAGAGCAGGGCTCTTGTCGTGGCCGGCCACAGTCCCGACGCGCGTGTCGGTGGGGGTTCCACTTGGGTTAGTCAATTTACGCGCGCTCACCTGCTGCCCCTGCACGGTGACCGCCAGAACGCCGTCGGTGCAGCCGAAGTACGCGGCGCTGCCCTGCACGCCCTCGCCGTGAAGGCCCGGGCACGGCAGATCCACTGTTTTGAGCAGCGTACCGGTCTTGAGGTCATAGGCATCGACCCGGTTGAGGCGCAAATACCCGCTGAGCAGGACGTCACCCAGCAGGGCCGGGGCACCATGATCAGGCTGGGCAACCTTGACAGCGGTCATGTCATTCGTTTTGCCTAAGAGCAACTCACCGAACACGGCCACGTCCCCACCTTTGTCATTGAAGATGGCGATGCGGTCGTCATGCGTGAAGAAGTGGGTGGGTTGCTGCCCGACATTGAGCGTGGCCAGGATATACGGCGCTTTTTGCACCAGGTCGGTGTGGTCACCGTGGTCGATGGCCCCAAGGCCTGAGTGCAGCACAGTGACGCGGTCGTCATCGCGGTGCAGGGCATACGCGTACGTGCCGCCCGGACCGGTGTACAACCCACTGAGTTTGCCGGGCGTGCTGAACTGCGCGATCGGGGCGCCGTCGGCTAAGCTCATGACTTTCAACTGGTGAGTTTTGCCATCCGCAACCACCAGACGCGTGGCGGTGGCTGCCAGTGCAGGAGTGAAGAGGCTCAGGGCAGCGGTCAGGGACAGGGCTGTGCTCAAACGCATAAAAACACTCCTATAAGGAAGAAACACCGTGAAGAAATGGACTGAGCGCGTGGTGACACCCATGTCGACTGGAGGGCGGTGCCCTGTGCGTGGGACCAGCAGCGGGCGCCTGACGAAGGGTGCCCACTGGGTGACACCCTGGCGTTACCGTCCTTCCAGCTCAGGAAGGTTCGTCCCGGCCTGCACGCTCACGAGGTAACCGCCCCCCTTCAAGGCGGTAGGCACGGCAATCTGCTGCGTCACCTGGTACGTCTGGGTGTCGATCACCGCGATCTGTCCTTCACCACCCGCACTCACGAACGCCCACCGGCCATCCGCACTGATGGCGGGAAAACGCCGTTCCGTGCCGGCCGCGCTCACCCCCGCTTGAGGGCCGGCTTTCAAGGTGCCCAGGGCGACGCGGGCCGTCACCTTCTGAAACAGAGGGGAACCCGGGTCAACATTGACGAACTGGGCAAAATCGCCCGCGCCCGTCAGGTTGGCGTAGACGGCCAGAGTCTTGCTCACGCCGGCGCGGGTGACGAGCCCGGTGGTGAGTGGGAAGCGCTGCACCGTACCGCGGGTCAGGTTCGTCCAGTGCAGGTCCACGTTGGTTTTGGCCCAGTTTGCTGCCTCTTGCGGCGCATTGATGGGTCCAAACACGTACCGGCCATCCGGCGTGAGCCGGAAGCGGAAGTTCTGCCCACCCGTGAACGTCGTGATATTCCAGGGCAGGGTTTTGAGGTTGACCAGGGTGTCCCCGCGTGCCTGGGCCAGTTCAAACCCACGCGCGGTCGAACCGGCCCAACGCCCTGTCGCCACTGAGAAGGCGTTCCCGTGTCCACCGGTTCCAACGGTGAGCGTGCTGGTGGGCCGCAGGGTGCCTTGGACCAGGCTGTCGGGGGCAGCCGTCAGCAGGTTGGCCAGGGGGTAGCTCAGCACCTGATCTGCTGTATGCAGGTAGACCGTGGCGGGCGTTCCCCCCACCGCGACGCTCAGCTCCGCGTCGGCCTGGCGGTTATCGACTTTGAAGGTGCGAGCCGCGTCGGTTTGCAGGTCGATCAGACTCAGGGTCTTCTGGACGCCTTCCTCGCTGGAGGTGCTGAGAAAGTAGCGGCCCGTGGGATCAACCGCAGTCCAGAGAAATGAACCGGTGATCGGTACAGGAATGCGCTTGCTCACTTGCGGCGCCCCGGTGCCACCGACATTCAGGACGATCAGTTGCTTGTGCTTGTTGTCTGGAATGACAACGCGTCCGTCAGGAAGGGTGACCACGCCGGCATGAGACGCAGCGACGATGTCACTGAGATCAAGTTCGAGCTTGAACTCCGGCACGCTGTACACATATATCCGGGCCGCGTCGGGATCAGCCACGAGTAGGTGGGGTGACGTCTGAGCTTCGGCAAATTGGGCGAGCAGCACAACGGTCAGAGCAGCAGCAAAACGTCGGAACATAGAACCTCCAAGCTTGGAAACGGCGGAGTGGATGAATCAAGGGCGAAAGCAGGGAGGCGTGCGCGCCGTCCGCCAGAGAGGGCACACGGGCTTATTTCAGGGCGCGCAGGAGGGTGTCTCGGTTGTGGCGCATCATGTCGGCGTACCCGGGAGTCTGGGCGCTGCCTTCGGGGTCAAGCACGTATAGGGGCACGCCGGCTTCAGCCGCGACAGCCCGTGCGGGGCCAGCCGGGAGCTGCGGTTCAGAGAACACGGCTTTCACGCCACTGGTGCGAATGGTTCTCACGGCCTGTGTCATCGTCTGGGTGCTGGGTTCGATGCCTTCCAGGGGTGCGAGGGTGGCGACCACCCGCAGGCCATACGCGCGGGCGAAGTACCCAAACGCGTTGTGAAAAGTCACGAGTTGCCCGCCGCGCACGGGGGCGAGGGTACGCCTGAGTTCAGCATGCAGGGTGTTCAGGCGCTGGGCTTCACGGTCCGCGTTCTGCCGGTAGGTGAGCGCGTTGTTCGGATCGGCTTTGGCCAGAGCTGCGCCCATCTGTTGGGCGGCCTGGGCCATCAGGCTGGCGTCCAGCCACCAGTGGGGATCGACCGCGCGTCCAGATCGGAGCGGAGTAAATTTCAGGGTCTCTCCCAGTCTCACGGTGGTGGCGCGGCCACCACTGGCCGCCACGTACTTTTCCAGCCAGGCGTCAGCGCCCAGACCGGCCATGAACACCAGGTCGGCACTTTTGAGGCGGACGAGGTCACGAACGGTGGGGTCGTAGCTGTGCGGGCTGGCACCGACGGGAACCGCACGCTCGACGCGGGCCGACGTGCCCGCCACACGGGTGGCCACGTCGTATAACGGTTGGAAGGACACCATGACACTCGGAGTCTGAGCATCCGCGCAGGAGAGCGCCAGGGCCAGCAGCAGTGGGATGCCCCTCACCGCTGGACCCACTGGTGGGTGGCAGGCGCCCAGCGGATCACCTGAGGGCACAGCCTCCCCACTGAAGCGCGCGAACGCTGCACGTTCCTCATCCGTATTCAGGTCACGGCCAATCATGACCAGGCGGCTGACGTCACTGGGGGTCTCTGCCAGTCGCTCGATCAGTTGGCCGTCCACACCCGTCTGGCCGAACTCATTTACGATGACGCCCATCCGGCGGGGATGGAAGCGTGCCGCGGTCTGACGGATCAGGTGATTGACCAGGGTGGTCTTACCTGCGCCCAGGAAGCCGGCAATGACCGTGACAGGAATGCGGGCAGCAGTGGTCACGCGAGTTCGATGCCGCGCACCGGGTTTTTTGTGAGGATGCGCAGAGCGTGGGCGCTCAGCCAGACCCGTTTCAGGACGCCGTGCTCACGAATGGTCTTCTTCTGGAGGTTGGCCTTCTGGACCCGCTTACTGATACCGGTGGTTTTGCGGCCGACGCCGCCTGCGGCGCGGGCTTTGCCCCGGCGCGTGACACTGTTGACGACCATGTTCTTTTTTCCGGTGAGGTAGCATTCGCGGCTCATGGTAGGGGGCCTCCGTGGACGAGAGCGGCGTAAAGATGGTGAGGCACCAGCGTTTGACTCAACAAGTCAGCCAAGGCCTGGCAGTCGCCGGTTTGAGTGATCAAGTGGTTAAGCAGGGCGGTTTTGTCGGTCCCCTCAGCACCGTGATGGGGATGAGGGGTGGAGAGAGGATTGATTCAGTCATCCTGATATTGATAACACAATATCAAATACTAGGCAAGGCACTCTATGGGGCATTCACCGATTCCTCTATTCCTGTTTGTGCCAAGTTTTGACAGCAGCGTCTCAGGAGATCAGCCGCATCGAGCACTCAACCCGGCATGCAGTTGTGCCCGCCCAACGGCACCTGCCCATGCGGGCTGTGCTGCCAGTGTTGTCCGCAGCATCGCTGCTGACCCTCCTGAGCTAGTGGTGGTTGGTGCTGTGAATCTTCCTCCAGAACGCGTGACGCGAATTGCCCGCCATCACCTGTTCAGTGTCGGCCCTGTGACCTGTAGCCCCATGGACGACCAGATTGTGAGGACCTTGCATATGCCCCGCGTGCTGCTGGTAGCGGTCGGCGCAGCCCTCGCGGTCTCTGACACCGTGCCCACCATTCTGGGCGAGGTGGATTTGGCAGCAATCCGGTGAAGAAACCAAGGCTGGCGCAGGCGGCGTACCGCGACCGCCTACCCTAGGCGTTAGCGCGCCACTGTCAATACCCGGTATGAGCGGCGCGGAGGGTGACTGGGACACGCGTGAAGAGGGGAAGGAAAGTCAGGTGGGGGTCTGTAGCAGGAAGCGGCTTGACCCGCGTGTGCCACGAGCCGCTGGTGGAGAAAGCAGCTTGAATCGTGGCCGCGCTGCTGACCCCCTCAAGCTGTCCAAAATAGGCCTGCCAAGTGGCGACATTCCGGTGGACGGGTGGGGGCAGACGATGCTCACCCAACTGCTGGGTGCGGTGGCTGAGGCTGTATGTGTCGGCGACCCAGGCTTCATGCGCAGCGAGTGCCGGGCGACATAGGGTGAGGCCCTGTGCCGCTGGGAGGAACTGGCCGCCGAGAGTGAATGTGCGAGTTTGCCGGGTGAACTGCAGGAGTCCAGCGTCAAGGTCCAGCCGGAGCCCGGCGCTATGCAGGGTCAGAGCATCCAAGGTGTAGGCGCTACTGCCATATGT belongs to Deinococcus sp. Leaf326 and includes:
- the rpmB gene encoding 50S ribosomal protein L28, with the protein product MSRECYLTGKKNMVVNSVTRRGKARAAGGVGRKTTGISKRVQKANLQKKTIREHGVLKRVWLSAHALRILTKNPVRGIELA
- a CDS encoding metal ABC transporter substrate-binding protein translates to MTTAARIPVTVIAGFLGAGKTTLVNHLIRQTAARFHPRRMGVIVNEFGQTGVDGQLIERLAETPSDVSRLVMIGRDLNTDEERAAFARFSGEAVPSGDPLGACHPPVGPAVRGIPLLLALALSCADAQTPSVMVSFQPLYDVATRVAGTSARVERAVPVGASPHSYDPTVRDLVRLKSADLVFMAGLGADAWLEKYVAASGGRATTVRLGETLKFTPLRSGRAVDPHWWLDASLMAQAAQQMGAALAKADPNNALTYRQNADREAQRLNTLHAELRRTLAPVRGGQLVTFHNAFGYFARAYGLRVVATLAPLEGIEPSTQTMTQAVRTIRTSGVKAVFSEPQLPAGPARAVAAEAGVPLYVLDPEGSAQTPGYADMMRHNRDTLLRALK
- a CDS encoding PQQ-binding-like beta-propeller repeat protein — its product is MRLSTALSLTAALSLFTPALAATATRLVVADGKTHQLKVMSLADGAPIAQFSTPGKLSGLYTGPGGTYAYALHRDDDRVTVLHSGLGAIDHGDHTDLVQKAPYILATLNVGQQPTHFFTHDDRIAIFNDKGGDVAVFGELLLGKTNDMTAVKVAQPDHGAPALLGDVLLSGYLRLNRVDAYDLKTGTLLKTVDLPCPGLHGEGVQGSAAYFGCTDGVLAVTVQGQQVSARKLTNPSGTPTDTRVGTVAGHDKSPALYGNFGTGLARWTHTDTTLTALPLPAAPLKFTFTADGQRLVVLTADGALHTLHAATGRVLQSVKIVAPVNPTDTVAVRPTMTVGAEHTYVTSPATGEVLEVALSDLQVTRRFAVGGTPAMVTLTQAIGEQH